From Mucilaginibacter gotjawali:
ATATTGATTAAAACAAAACCCAGCCCGCCCATAAAAACACCGGTATAAATATAAACAAGCCCCGGCCGGCGCCCTTCCAGGTTATGGATCAGCACCATTTCAACAATGGCTATCAGGATGCCGTTTAAAGCCATCAGGAAGCCAATAAAAGGCAGGCTAAAATGCCATGCGATTTTATAGAAGGCAGGTTCAATGATCATGAATTCATAAAAACAAGTAAAAAACAGCAGCCCAAAACCAATAAACAACAAATAGGTTTTGTCGCGGTAAGCTGAGGCCCTGATTTCAGGAACGCCGGCCTTTTTATAGCTTTTCACGATGCCGGACTTCGGCATCAGGATCACCAGGAATATTGCCGCAAGGATATTAGTGCCCCCATCAACCCAAAAAAGCAAATGGTAATTTATTGCCGCTAAAAAGCCCCCCAGGCCACCGCCCAGCGCCCAGCCGATGTTTATAGCAAGCCGGTTAAGTGAAATGGACCTGGTTTTGTTTTCGGGGCTGCTGTAATGGGCTATAGCGCTCGAATTTGCCGGCCGTACCGACTCATTGCAAAGGCTGAGCACAAAAGCGCCAATACACATACTTAAAAAAGTATGCTGGTAGCCTAAAACAATAAAGAGGATGCCCCCGCTCATCATGGCGCCAACCTGGAGGTCGTAAAACCCGATTTTATCGGTTATTTTACCGCCGAAAAATCCGCCGCAGATGGAGCCTGCACCAAATATGGTCATTACAATACCGGCCTGCTCAATGGTAAAATGCAATTGTTTAACGCAGTAAACGCTCATAAACGCCACCACCATGGTGCCGCTCCGGTTAATGAGCATCACTATACTTAAAAACCAACTGTTTCGGGAAAGGCCTTTAAACGCCTGACGGTATAATTGGAAAAAGGAGGCCAACATCACACAAATATAGGTGAATGTGAAATGTAAAAGTGTTCCACCTATCCTGTTTATACAATAAATTCATTTTAATGCAATAATATACTAATTATATAATTATAATACAATATTGTATTATAATTGCAATTCAATTTAACAGGGTAGCAACCCAATTCAAATCTATCAATGTCAAAACGCCTAGTCAGTAATCCCGGGTTACCTGTTGTCGAAAAGCCCTCAGTAGCAGTAATCGGTTCGGGCTTTTCAGGTTTAAGTGCGGCAGCGTATTTAGCCAAAGCTGGCTGCAGCGTAAATATTTACGAAAAGAACGCGGAAACAGGAGGCCGTGCCCGTCAATTAATAAGCAACGGCTATACTTTTGATATGGGACCCAGCTGGTATTGGATGCCGGAAGTATTTGAAAATTTCTTTAATGAATTCGGGTATTCAGCTGCTGATTATTACGAACTTGAACAACTTGATCCCGGTTTTACTATTGTTTTTGGAGACCAGGATGTTTTACGTATCCCGGCAAACTACCAGGCCTTAGAGGAATTATTCGAATCCATTGAACCGGGCAGCGCAAAGCAGTTGGCCCTTTTTTTAGACGAAGCAGCCTATAAATACCATACAGGAATGAATAAACTGGTTCAACAACCAGGGCTGTCGTTACTTGAATTTGCTGACTGGGACTTGGTCCGCGGTGTGTTTAAGCTGCAGGTATTTACCTCATTCAGTAAACACGTCAGGCGTTTTTTTAAAGACCAGCGCCTGATCACGTTGATGGAATTCCCGGTATTATTCCTGGGAGCGATGCCTGAAGAAACCCCTGCATTGTATAGCCTGATGAATTATGCCGGCCTGAAACTTGGTACCTGGTATCCCAAAGGCGGCTTTGGTAAAGTGATAGAGGGAATGCAGAAAGTTTGCGAAGCGCAGGGTGTTATTTTTAACCACGATTCAGCCGTTACCCGTCTTAATGTCGTTAATGGTAAGGTAACAGCGCTTAACACTAAAGGCAGTACAACTAATTACGAAGGTGTTATCGCTGCTGCAGACTATCACCATGTGGAGGAAAAACTTATTGACCGGGGCCTTAGGAATTATGGCGAAGCTTATTGGAATAAAAGGGTGATGGCCCCTTCCAGCCTGATTTTTTACCTTGGTGTTACCCGAAAAATTGAAAAGCTGGGACACCATACCTTATTTTTCGATGCTGACTTAAAGGTACACGCCAGGGAGATCTATAAAGAACCGCAGTGGCCCACTAAACCACTTTTTTACGTTTGTTGCCCATCGGCGTCAGACGATAGCGTTGCACCGGCAGGGCATGAAAATTTATTTATACTGATGCCGCTGGCGCCCGGTATTGAAGATACTGAAGCCTTGCGGGAAGAATATTTCGAAATGATCATGCAACGCCTGGAAAACTATACCGGCGTAGCGATCAGAACCGTGCTGGATTACAAAAAGAGTTATTGCGTAAACGATTTCAAATCTGATTACAATTCTTTTAAAGGAAACGCGTACGGCCTCGCAAATACGCTGATGCAGACTGCACATTTAAAGCCTTCTATCAAAAACAACAAGATCAGGAATCTTTTTTATGCCGGGCAACTCACTGTTCCTGGTCCCGGGGTTCCGCCTTCAATTATTTCAGGCAAGGTTTCGGCTCAATTGCTCATAAAATACCTCAATACTAAATGAAAGAAAGATTTGATACTTTATCTGCCATATGCAGCAGGGAAACCACCCGGCATTATAGCACCAGTTTTTCCCTGGGGATACTTTTTTTAAAGAAGGAAGTTCGTGACCCTATACATGCCATATATGGTTTTGTGAGGCTGGCCGACGAAATAGTAGATAGCTTCCATGGTTATCCGAAGTCATTAATGCTGGCTGAATTAAAACGGGATTGTTTTATGGCTATTGAACGGGGCATCAGTATAAACCCGGTGATCAATTCGTTTCAGCAGGTGGTTAATAAATTCGGCATCCGGCACGACCTAATCAACCAGTTCCTCAACAGCATGGAAATGGACCTGCACGATCAGTCGTATACCGCCGAAAAATATGAGGAATATATTATGGGTTCTGCTCAGGTTGTCGGCCTGATGTGCCTGCATGTGTTTATTAACGGCAAGGACGAAGAATTTGAAAGGTTACGAATACCTGCAATGAAATTGGGCTCAGCTTTTCAAAAAGTGAATTTCCTGCGGGACATCAACGCTGATTACCAGGAATTAAACCGCACGTATTTCCCGGGGGTTAATTTATCTGCCTTCTCAGAAGAAAATAAAAGAGCTATTGAAGCCGATATTTTAAGGGAATTAAACGAGGCCTTAAACGGGATCAGGCTGTTGCCGTGTTCATGCCGTAAAGGGGTTTACCTGGCTTATGTGTATTACAGGCAGCTTTTCCGCAAGATCACAAAGATCCCCGCAGAGAAAGTGATGTCGCAACGGATCAGGGTTTCAAACGGCCACAAGTTTTTGCTGATGTTTGATTCATTGGTGAGGTATAAATTAAATGTGTTATGACGGTTATATTATGGCTTACCCTGTTGCAGATAAAAATACCGGGTGTACAAACGATTGATCTCAGTACGGTCAGGCATCTTTATCAACGTGCTCCGGTAGTTAAACAGGACGCCGGGCAACTAAACCGGCTCATGCTGCAGGTTGACAGTGATACGGATGCGCCGGTATTGTTATGCTATAAAGGCGCCAATGAAATGATACAGGCAAAATATACATTGAACCCAATAATAAAGCTTCAAAAATTTAACAAGGGTAAAAAACTGATAATAAACGCGGTAAACCGCGATTCCCTCAGCCTGGAAATACGTTTTATTCGTTATTCTATACAGAGCAATCTGCCGGATTTTTTAGGTTTTCATGATGAACTGTACACTGACAAACGTTTTATAGACGATAACATCAATAACAGCAAAGACGCGCAATTAAAAGAAATGATCTTTAACTATTTATCGGCGGCTAAGCCGGACAAATTCAAATTATAGAAAAATTGAAAGAAAGTGTAATGCTCGTAAACGCCAAAGGCCAGGCGATTGGGACAATGGATAAAATGGCTGCTCATACTTCAGGAACGCTGCACCGAGCGTTCTCTGTATTTATTTTTAACAGCAATGGTCAGCTATTGCTGCAGCAAAGGGCCTTTGATAAATATCATTCCGGAGGCTTGTGGACAAATACCTGCTGCAGTCACCCGCGGTTGGGTGAAATGACCATTGATGCTGCCCGCCGGCGATTAAAAGAAGAAATGGGAAT
This genomic window contains:
- a CDS encoding MFS transporter, translating into MLINRSGTMVVAFMSVYCVKQLHFTIEQAGIVMTIFGAGSICGGFFGGKITDKIGFYDLQVGAMMSGGILFIVLGYQHTFLSMCIGAFVLSLCNESVRPANSSAIAHYSSPENKTRSISLNRLAINIGWALGGGLGGFLAAINYHLLFWVDGGTNILAAIFLVILMPKSGIVKSYKKAGVPEIRASAYRDKTYLLFIGFGLLFFTCFYEFMIIEPAFYKIAWHFSLPFIGFLMALNGILIAIVEMVLIHNLEGRRPGLVYIYTGVFMGGLGFVLINIVPPSAIAATLIVVLITLSEMLSMPFMNSFWILRSTDHNRGQYAGLYSMAWSAAMIIAPTLGGLIIALGGFSLLWWIFAGLSFISGTGYFFMYRSIARANL
- a CDS encoding phytoene desaturase family protein, encoding MSKRLVSNPGLPVVEKPSVAVIGSGFSGLSAAAYLAKAGCSVNIYEKNAETGGRARQLISNGYTFDMGPSWYWMPEVFENFFNEFGYSAADYYELEQLDPGFTIVFGDQDVLRIPANYQALEELFESIEPGSAKQLALFLDEAAYKYHTGMNKLVQQPGLSLLEFADWDLVRGVFKLQVFTSFSKHVRRFFKDQRLITLMEFPVLFLGAMPEETPALYSLMNYAGLKLGTWYPKGGFGKVIEGMQKVCEAQGVIFNHDSAVTRLNVVNGKVTALNTKGSTTNYEGVIAAADYHHVEEKLIDRGLRNYGEAYWNKRVMAPSSLIFYLGVTRKIEKLGHHTLFFDADLKVHAREIYKEPQWPTKPLFYVCCPSASDDSVAPAGHENLFILMPLAPGIEDTEALREEYFEMIMQRLENYTGVAIRTVLDYKKSYCVNDFKSDYNSFKGNAYGLANTLMQTAHLKPSIKNNKIRNLFYAGQLTVPGPGVPPSIISGKVSAQLLIKYLNTK
- a CDS encoding phytoene/squalene synthase family protein, which encodes MKERFDTLSAICSRETTRHYSTSFSLGILFLKKEVRDPIHAIYGFVRLADEIVDSFHGYPKSLMLAELKRDCFMAIERGISINPVINSFQQVVNKFGIRHDLINQFLNSMEMDLHDQSYTAEKYEEYIMGSAQVVGLMCLHVFINGKDEEFERLRIPAMKLGSAFQKVNFLRDINADYQELNRTYFPGVNLSAFSEENKRAIEADILRELNEALNGIRLLPCSCRKGVYLAYVYYRQLFRKITKIPAEKVMSQRIRVSNGHKFLLMFDSLVRYKLNVL
- the idi gene encoding isopentenyl-diphosphate Delta-isomerase, whose translation is MKESVMLVNAKGQAIGTMDKMAAHTSGTLHRAFSVFIFNSNGQLLLQQRAFDKYHSGGLWTNTCCSHPRLGEMTIDAARRRLKEEMGIESELTELFQFTYRHEFDNGLIEHEYDHVFIGICDQTPEPNPTEVAGFKYVEADNLILSLIEHPGEFTAWFKICFEKVLENYYQIY